The following are encoded together in the Deltaproteobacteria bacterium genome:
- a CDS encoding LysR family transcriptional regulator codes for MLNPYHLKYFCDACQNRSLSKSAEMNRVSHSAISQAIKSLELHLEVPLLLHARRKFQLTNAGELLFKEAAHFFIEFEKISNSIKIRPLQDGGPLKIGISSSIASGIINQYLIKFLKSHPRVEPQIFISNSAALEHLLNSLDIDIGFGIEDGSFVRFERKLIHSGKFILVSGKKCLRENHFWVGDKGAEVLALRLACKKRIPNAHFNVIQSWNLLLQMAEAELGTALIPDFLFKKQHHQNLIQTHKKINLPHFDLYAFHRSKDSLSYLAQAFLDTLP; via the coding sequence ATGCTTAATCCATATCATCTTAAATACTTTTGCGATGCTTGCCAGAATCGCAGTCTGTCAAAATCTGCTGAAATGAATCGGGTCTCGCACTCTGCCATCAGCCAAGCTATTAAATCATTGGAATTACACCTTGAAGTTCCCCTTCTTCTCCACGCACGAAGAAAATTTCAACTTACAAATGCTGGTGAACTTCTATTTAAAGAAGCAGCTCATTTTTTTATAGAATTTGAAAAAATTTCAAATTCTATAAAAATTCGGCCCTTACAAGATGGTGGACCTTTAAAAATTGGAATCTCCTCAAGTATTGCCAGTGGCATTATAAATCAGTATTTAATTAAATTCTTAAAGTCTCATCCCCGAGTTGAACCTCAGATTTTCATTAGTAACTCAGCTGCCTTAGAACATCTTTTAAACTCGCTAGATATAGATATTGGATTTGGAATTGAAGATGGCAGCTTTGTGCGTTTTGAAAGAAAATTAATTCATTCTGGAAAATTTATTTTAGTCTCAGGTAAGAAATGCCTCCGTGAAAATCACTTTTGGGTCGGCGATAAAGGAGCCGAAGTTTTAGCCCTCCGATTAGCTTGTAAAAAACGAATTCCAAATGCTCATTTTAATGTGATTCAAAGCTGGAACCTTTTACTGCAAATGGCTGAAGCCGAATTAGGAACCGCTCTGATTCCTGATTTTCTTTTTAAAAAGCAACATCATCAAAACTTGATTCAGACTCATAAAAAAATAAACTTACCTCACTTTGATCTTTATGCTTTTCATCGAAGCAAAGATTCTTTATCCTACTTAGCCCAAGCCTTTCTTGATACCTTGCCATAA
- a CDS encoding Dabb family protein, whose protein sequence is MKQNKKWVSFTVNCILMGSLILSGKIFSQVSNKLQNVQNMNRNHYGRLTEAQFNPGIVRHFVAFKFKANIDQVQINKVILNFLALKTLCVRNGKPYILSIEAGKANSFEGADQGKQIGFLVTFKSEGDRNYYVGQPLIPESEVDFYDPAHLKFKKFVGPLLETPVVPNGVYVFDFTLGK, encoded by the coding sequence ATGAAGCAAAATAAGAAGTGGGTAAGTTTTACTGTGAATTGTATTTTAATGGGGAGCTTGATATTGTCAGGAAAAATATTTTCACAAGTTTCAAATAAACTGCAAAATGTGCAGAACATGAATAGGAATCATTATGGTCGGTTGACGGAGGCTCAGTTTAACCCAGGAATAGTCAGACATTTTGTGGCTTTCAAATTTAAAGCAAATATAGATCAAGTCCAAATAAATAAGGTGATTTTAAATTTTTTAGCTTTAAAAACTCTTTGCGTAAGAAACGGGAAACCCTATATTTTATCAATTGAAGCTGGAAAGGCCAATAGTTTTGAAGGGGCAGACCAGGGAAAACAAATTGGTTTCTTAGTAACCTTCAAGTCAGAAGGGGATCGAAATTACTATGTGGGCCAGCCATTGATTCCAGAAAGTGAAGTGGATTTTTATGATCCAGCTCATTTAAAATTTAAAAAATTTGTTGGACCTCTTCTGGAAACACCTGTAGTACCAAATGGAGTTTATGTTTTTGATTTTACCCTAGGAAAGTAG
- a CDS encoding HAD family phosphatase has protein sequence MSLDIPVKNFKAFLFDCDGTIADSMPLHFIAWQKALAPWKVEFPEELFYAWAGVPTASIVDRLNKQFVMELPIEEIVNSREQFYFELLPEIKARPEVEEVILSQYGKLPMAVVSGSPRESVLKTLRTLNLLNYFNEIICSEDVPLGKPHPDCFLLAASKLKVPPQDCLVFEDGAAGIQAARSAGMTFVLV, from the coding sequence ATGTCTTTAGATATTCCAGTAAAAAATTTTAAAGCGTTTCTTTTCGACTGTGATGGAACTATTGCCGATTCGATGCCTCTGCATTTTATAGCTTGGCAGAAAGCCTTAGCACCATGGAAAGTGGAGTTTCCTGAAGAGTTGTTTTACGCGTGGGCTGGAGTGCCAACAGCAAGCATTGTAGATAGATTAAATAAACAATTTGTAATGGAGCTGCCCATAGAAGAAATTGTAAATTCACGGGAACAATTTTATTTTGAACTGCTACCAGAAATCAAAGCACGTCCGGAAGTGGAGGAAGTGATATTGTCTCAATATGGAAAACTTCCTATGGCTGTTGTCTCTGGAAGTCCCAGGGAATCAGTTTTGAAAACGCTCCGGACTTTAAATCTATTGAATTATTTCAATGAAATCATTTGCTCGGAAGATGTCCCCTTAGGAAAGCCTCACCCGGATTGTTTCTTGCTAGCGGCGAGTAAACTTAAAGTCCCCCCTCAAGACTGCTTGGTGTTCGAAGATGGTGCGGCAGGAATTCAAGCAGCCAGGTCCGCAGGCATGACCTTTGTGTTGGTTTAA
- a CDS encoding cache domain-containing protein — translation MKVKYLLIFLMGSLCFTVNAEENCTKEKKKALCKEDTVKERVDWSCKLLAEKGEDAVKEIKKMRFDCCGEPNYVWINDLSPKMIMHPIKPQLDGTDLSKNADPAGKLLFVEFAKAVKKDPKGSWVEYKWTKLGEADATPKKSWVRGCKPKGGKEDWVVGSGTWY, via the coding sequence ATGAAAGTGAAATACTTGCTTATATTTTTGATGGGTTCCCTCTGTTTTACAGTAAATGCGGAAGAGAATTGTACAAAAGAAAAGAAAAAAGCTTTATGTAAAGAGGATACAGTCAAAGAAAGAGTAGATTGGTCATGTAAGCTTCTTGCTGAAAAAGGAGAGGACGCCGTTAAGGAGATAAAAAAAATGCGTTTTGATTGCTGTGGCGAGCCGAATTATGTATGGATTAATGACCTAAGTCCTAAAATGATTATGCATCCAATTAAGCCCCAATTGGATGGAACTGATCTGAGTAAAAACGCGGATCCAGCGGGTAAACTCTTGTTTGTTGAGTTTGCAAAAGCGGTAAAAAAAGATCCTAAGGGTAGTTGGGTTGAATACAAATGGACAAAGCTAGGCGAAGCCGATGCCACACCAAAAAAATCTTGGGTGAGAGGTTGTAAACCAAAAGGCGGTAAAGAAGATTGGGTTGTAGGTTCTGGAACCTGGTACTAA
- a CDS encoding viroplasmin family protein: protein MVIQMIENVIVFTDGACSGNPGPGGWASIICYDGKEVLELAGAKKSTTNNQMEMFSVLESLKEVLEKKTGIQKDTRIHIYTDSTYVINGATKWMWGWSRKNWMNSEGKPVANKEIWEQFFFHIKNNRQRINWNYVRGHTGVIGNERCDEIAVSYSRGDEIYLYQGDYEDYPYKIFPLPKVELLPEPKFGNKTKVGDNANGTATVAYYLSFINGVVSRHPTWSECEMKVKGQPGAKYKKIKDPLEEQLTLKGWGCENKK, encoded by the coding sequence ATGGTAATTCAGATGATTGAAAATGTGATTGTTTTTACAGATGGAGCCTGTAGCGGGAATCCTGGCCCAGGGGGCTGGGCAAGCATTATATGTTACGATGGCAAAGAAGTTTTAGAATTGGCTGGAGCGAAGAAATCGACAACAAATAATCAAATGGAAATGTTCAGTGTTCTTGAGTCGTTAAAAGAGGTACTTGAAAAAAAAACTGGGATACAAAAAGACACTCGAATCCATATTTATACTGATTCTACTTATGTGATTAATGGTGCTACCAAATGGATGTGGGGTTGGTCTAGAAAAAATTGGATGAATTCAGAAGGTAAGCCGGTAGCCAATAAAGAAATCTGGGAGCAATTTTTTTTTCATATTAAAAATAATCGGCAAAGAATAAATTGGAATTATGTGCGGGGGCATACGGGAGTTATTGGCAATGAAAGATGTGATGAAATAGCGGTGTCCTATTCTCGTGGTGATGAGATTTATTTGTATCAAGGAGATTATGAGGATTATCCTTATAAAATATTTCCCTTGCCAAAGGTGGAACTTTTACCGGAGCCAAAGTTTGGGAATAAAACAAAAGTTGGTGATAACGCAAATGGTACTGCTACGGTCGCTTATTATCTAAGTTTTATTAATGGTGTTGTTAGTCGACATCCAACTTGGAGTGAATGTGAAATGAAAGTTAAAGGACAACCGGGTGCCAAATATAAGAAAATTAAAGATCCCCTTGAAGAACAACTCACTTTAAAAGGTTGGGGTTGTGAAAATAAAAAATAA
- a CDS encoding lysophospholipase — MKADDKNKYIQKEGFFNSYKETQIFFQTWIVPDPKLHVVITHGHGEHSECYHRLIHFFRNENINFTAWDLRGHGRSEGKRGYVESFNDYLYDFEVFISKLEKLNSENLPTVYLAHSMGALIQNKYFISHPDFKPEAQALSAPLFGFSLPVPAYKDTASKILNLVFPKYTLWNEISNPMLTRDPAVIKEFEKDTLRHDLISSGIYLGMIEAFEVINSHAANIKIPTLIQISESDPVVSVEAAKNFFQKISSKEKRILFYGEGARHEMFNDIHRENVYKDLKKFLEGFMK, encoded by the coding sequence ATGAAAGCTGATGACAAAAATAAATATATTCAAAAAGAAGGTTTCTTTAATAGCTATAAAGAAACCCAGATTTTTTTTCAAACTTGGATCGTCCCAGATCCTAAACTCCATGTTGTCATTACCCATGGACATGGTGAGCACTCCGAATGCTATCATCGACTGATTCATTTTTTCAGAAATGAAAATATTAACTTCACCGCTTGGGACTTGCGTGGCCATGGGCGGAGCGAAGGAAAAAGGGGCTATGTCGAATCTTTCAATGATTATTTATACGATTTTGAAGTTTTCATTAGCAAGTTAGAAAAACTAAATTCTGAAAATCTTCCCACCGTTTATTTAGCCCATTCCATGGGGGCGTTGATTCAAAATAAATATTTTATATCTCATCCTGATTTCAAACCTGAGGCACAGGCGTTGAGCGCTCCTTTATTTGGATTTTCGCTTCCTGTTCCTGCCTATAAAGATACCGCCTCTAAAATACTCAACTTAGTCTTTCCCAAGTACACCCTTTGGAATGAAATCAGCAACCCCATGTTAACCAGAGACCCTGCCGTTATAAAAGAATTTGAAAAGGACACGCTTCGACATGATTTAATATCCTCTGGTATCTATTTAGGAATGATCGAAGCCTTTGAAGTTATAAATTCCCACGCAGCAAATATTAAAATTCCGACTCTGATTCAAATTTCAGAGTCAGACCCCGTCGTCTCTGTGGAGGCTGCAAAGAATTTTTTCCAAAAGATAAGCAGTAAAGAAAAGCGAATTCTTTTTTATGGCGAAGGCGCAAGACATGAAATGTTTAATGATATTCATAGGGAAAATGTCTATAAGGATTTAAAAAAGTTTCTCGAAGGGTTTATGAAATGA
- the nadB gene encoding L-aspartate oxidase, with translation MSDFKSDFLIIGSGLAALASALKLSSIGSVTILTKDTSTSANSTWAQGGIAAVISSEDSFASHIQDTLMAGAGLCSRNTVENYITQAPDRIEELANWGVSFDKKKKDSLTESTDSLEVDLTKEGGHSQRRILHFEDQTGLHIHTQLFKNVLENPRIKIYEKTFVIDLILNKQIDIYDMSPSRCVGCYALNKTTNLVHSFLAKEVILCTGGAGKVYLYTTNWSGATGDGIAMAYRAGARVANLEFMQFHPTCLYHADSRNFLISEALRGEGGELKTSTGVAFMKKYHPLGSLAPRDIVARSIDAEMKKSGDPCVYLDMTHLDKNYLTSRFPAIYKKCLEFQIDLTKKPIPVVPAAHYLCGGVLTDENGQTDIKNLWCLGEAACTGLHGANRLASNSLLECLAMAHNCYLSIQQNPSVLFDHPPRPWHYPEKPDDDEMIVIHHMWAEIRQLMWNYMGIVRSTKRLLRAQARLKNILQEVKEYYSEYRIHSDILELRNIAIVADLSVECALKRTESRGIHFNLDYPFYSPEQDLNTKPQNTILLRGLS, from the coding sequence ATGAGTGATTTCAAATCTGATTTTTTGATAATTGGATCGGGCCTAGCAGCCTTAGCTTCCGCACTCAAACTTTCTTCTATTGGTTCAGTCACCATTTTGACCAAAGACACTTCGACATCTGCTAACTCGACCTGGGCCCAGGGTGGGATTGCTGCCGTGATTTCCTCAGAAGACAGTTTCGCTTCCCATATACAGGATACCTTGATGGCCGGAGCCGGTCTTTGCAGCAGGAACACGGTCGAAAATTATATAACTCAAGCTCCTGATAGAATTGAAGAATTGGCAAACTGGGGAGTTAGCTTTGATAAGAAGAAGAAAGACTCACTGACTGAATCTACTGATTCTTTGGAGGTTGATCTGACCAAAGAAGGGGGCCATTCCCAACGACGGATATTACACTTTGAAGATCAAACAGGATTGCATATTCACACTCAATTATTTAAAAATGTTTTAGAAAATCCTCGCATTAAAATATATGAAAAAACTTTCGTTATCGATCTGATCTTAAATAAACAAATCGATATTTATGATATGTCTCCCTCCCGCTGTGTTGGTTGTTATGCTTTAAACAAAACCACCAATTTAGTTCATAGCTTTCTAGCTAAAGAAGTTATTCTTTGCACGGGAGGTGCGGGAAAAGTTTATCTCTACACTACCAACTGGAGTGGGGCTACTGGTGATGGAATTGCCATGGCCTATCGAGCTGGGGCAAGAGTCGCTAACTTAGAATTTATGCAATTTCATCCAACCTGCCTTTATCATGCAGACTCAAGAAATTTTCTGATCTCTGAAGCTTTAAGGGGAGAAGGCGGAGAGCTTAAGACGTCCACAGGCGTGGCTTTTATGAAAAAATACCACCCGCTTGGATCCCTTGCTCCCAGGGATATTGTCGCCCGATCCATCGATGCGGAGATGAAAAAATCAGGGGACCCCTGCGTTTACCTTGATATGACTCATCTAGATAAAAATTATTTAACTTCACGGTTTCCAGCCATCTATAAAAAATGTTTAGAATTTCAAATTGATTTAACAAAGAAACCAATACCTGTTGTTCCCGCGGCACATTACTTATGTGGTGGGGTCCTCACTGATGAAAATGGACAAACGGACATTAAAAATCTCTGGTGTCTTGGCGAGGCTGCCTGCACCGGATTGCATGGAGCCAATCGTTTGGCGTCAAACTCCTTACTAGAATGTTTGGCCATGGCTCACAATTGTTATCTCAGCATCCAACAGAATCCTAGTGTTTTGTTCGATCACCCACCGCGGCCTTGGCATTATCCAGAAAAGCCAGATGATGATGAGATGATTGTGATCCATCACATGTGGGCTGAAATCCGCCAACTAATGTGGAATTATATGGGGATCGTTCGCTCTACCAAACGCCTGTTAAGAGCCCAGGCAAGACTTAAAAATATCCTTCAAGAAGTAAAAGAGTATTACTCTGAGTACCGAATTCATAGTGATATCCTCGAACTGCGGAATATTGCTATTGTTGCCGATTTGTCTGTTGAATGCGCCCTCAAAAGAACCGAGTCCCGAGGCATCCACTTTAATCTGGATTATCCATTTTATAGTCCAGAACAGGACCTAAATACTAAACCACAAAATACTATTCTTTTAAGAGGATTAAGTTAA
- a CDS encoding GHKL domain-containing protein, producing MSKVKLILAVIAVSAIFLVGIYTRMEELLFADKLDQMEWQIKNQVSSLTLAYQADAKFLQKWVHIINDEGTRKINWNSMSPYFAVAQLNARLQVIEWSFREKSPVSSLSKENLTQLINSFHVKIGDKELKYIIYNDPEKKKIFLTLVPQKDKLWVFLSLGENLQSIMDVQKTSPYMITLINSDFLSLAHVKSEYVGQKIFENKLISEIKTGSKASTSGSFKISSGEEFFGFYEKIPDLDLYVYTQASLSELLSNRNSIKNQFVFFSVGFLIIIISLILLLNRGRKNPNLIARAPVTSVAKPSVSGVSVNAKPEDLDQSRVENYMNMASVIGHEIKAPIVKILNLTATALSQSENLNEKDSLNKIQSEVRSAKEIVDKLLMFSGEQSENKIESKVDIPLMKALKSLDKLFSEKSIKIEKNFQFASPILVDVNRMTVAFENIFKNSVQAMERMSVKIISIKTYQKEKSIFIEITDNGEGIEKEDLSKIFDPFFTTKDSHKNSGLGLSTTLAIIKNHQGSVVVESVKGAGTTVKIEFPQLTQQQSKESVNHSKIALVKSENKEVPPKEPPVLEVKELKAIVLPKEPLLLDIEPIKPLDLNVNVDEMFEMQEEPNPLIEEPPPSSEPVLVPQFIVPPQVSPKKSLEKESDSFKVQIRKPKGGNS from the coding sequence GTGAGTAAAGTCAAATTGATCTTAGCGGTAATAGCCGTATCAGCGATTTTTCTGGTGGGTATTTATACTCGTATGGAAGAATTATTATTTGCTGATAAATTAGATCAAATGGAATGGCAAATTAAGAATCAAGTATCTAGTCTTACTTTGGCCTACCAGGCGGATGCTAAGTTTCTACAAAAATGGGTCCATATTATCAACGATGAGGGCACAAGGAAAATTAATTGGAATTCAATGAGTCCCTATTTTGCAGTAGCTCAGTTAAATGCAAGGCTTCAAGTCATTGAGTGGTCATTTAGGGAGAAGTCACCTGTTTCTAGTTTAAGCAAGGAAAATCTAACTCAGTTAATTAATTCATTCCATGTGAAAATTGGAGATAAAGAGCTGAAATATATTATTTATAATGATCCAGAAAAGAAAAAGATTTTTTTAACCTTGGTGCCACAAAAAGATAAATTATGGGTTTTTTTAAGTCTGGGTGAAAATTTGCAGTCTATTATGGATGTGCAAAAAACATCGCCCTATATGATCACTTTGATTAACTCAGATTTTTTAAGCTTGGCTCATGTCAAATCAGAGTATGTTGGTCAAAAAATTTTTGAGAACAAACTTATTTCAGAGATTAAAACTGGTTCCAAAGCTTCAACCAGTGGCTCTTTTAAAATCTCATCAGGCGAAGAGTTTTTTGGGTTTTATGAGAAAATTCCAGATTTGGATTTGTATGTTTACACCCAGGCTTCCTTAAGCGAGCTCTTAAGCAATAGAAATTCAATTAAAAATCAATTCGTATTTTTTTCAGTTGGGTTTTTAATTATTATTATTTCTTTGATTTTGCTTTTAAATAGAGGACGCAAAAACCCAAACTTAATTGCCAGAGCTCCCGTAACTTCCGTGGCAAAACCTTCCGTTTCGGGTGTAAGTGTCAATGCAAAACCTGAAGATCTTGATCAATCCAGAGTGGAAAATTACATGAACATGGCGTCTGTAATTGGCCATGAAATCAAGGCACCCATTGTAAAAATATTAAATTTAACAGCAACAGCTTTAAGTCAATCCGAGAATTTAAATGAAAAAGATTCTTTGAATAAAATTCAGTCGGAAGTTCGATCCGCAAAGGAAATTGTAGATAAATTACTGATGTTTTCAGGCGAGCAAAGTGAAAATAAAATAGAATCGAAAGTAGATATTCCTTTAATGAAAGCCTTGAAGTCCTTGGATAAATTATTTTCTGAAAAATCAATTAAAATTGAAAAGAATTTTCAATTTGCTTCACCTATTTTAGTGGACGTCAATCGCATGACTGTGGCTTTTGAAAATATTTTTAAGAACAGTGTGCAAGCTATGGAAAGAATGTCAGTAAAAATTATTTCTATCAAAACTTATCAAAAAGAAAAAAGCATATTTATTGAAATCACTGACAACGGCGAAGGGATTGAAAAAGAAGACTTAAGCAAAATATTTGACCCCTTTTTCACAACAAAGGATTCTCATAAAAACTCTGGGCTTGGGTTATCGACAACTTTGGCAATCATAAAAAATCACCAGGGAAGTGTCGTTGTCGAGTCCGTAAAAGGGGCTGGTACAACAGTGAAAATAGAATTTCCGCAGCTGACTCAGCAGCAAAGTAAGGAATCCGTGAATCATAGTAAAATTGCTTTGGTCAAATCGGAGAATAAAGAAGTACCACCCAAAGAACCACCAGTTCTTGAGGTCAAAGAATTAAAGGCCATCGTGTTGCCTAAGGAACCATTGCTTTTAGATATTGAACCTATTAAACCGTTGGATTTAAATGTCAATGTGGATGAGATGTTCGAGATGCAAGAAGAACCAAATCCACTTATTGAAGAGCCGCCGCCTTCTTCAGAACCTGTTTTAGTTCCTCAATTTATTGTCCCTCCGCAGGTGTCGCCTAAGAAATCTTTAGAAAAAGAGAGCGATAGTTTCAAAGTTCAAATTAGAAAACCCAAAGGTGGAAACTCATGA
- a CDS encoding diguanylate cyclase, with translation MKIREFSSQFCTLVFTKDMNLGSSIKVNLGRAGYEVFYLENENNLLQTISEAQPHVVILDLNSIQTLLNALIEKINTMNSEIKIIFISNSEQFQVLSGYSEFNVYDILALNLPQLDSRVLWAVDRCCEMLYLTYKNEQIFSELTLAKEDQKKSLSQLTIMSDFNDYKPCFELIENLKKSESKDDVIQILFQNLRSFSCLYFKFLSSLNSFVLTNVSPQSELTTEGVGCALPQEETKDLIPELILNIIPPTLNNLIEKMFKFQKIGIQLNFDKENLDGIFVYDLDFGNEESQENNLKKDKLFLLRNYLSVTALYYSYFSLDKKLEFIETLDPLTEVYNKRFYDKKIYDEFERAKRLKQGLSLIKISIDDYAEIEKSLGLSSRDQLIKSIAGVLNKTSRTNDLTCRTSENEFSIILPHCGKKGATLRAERLRRLIENQSMLDSGLKITASLGVSEYPTLSHNVATLNDTAEKARNFILSKGGNRICLYKVPADFVPEFNIEES, from the coding sequence ATGAAAATTCGTGAATTTAGTTCTCAGTTTTGTACCCTGGTTTTTACTAAAGATATGAACCTTGGTTCTTCCATCAAAGTCAATCTAGGCAGAGCTGGATATGAAGTTTTTTATTTAGAAAATGAAAATAATTTATTACAAACAATATCAGAGGCCCAGCCTCATGTGGTCATTCTTGATCTGAATTCGATTCAGACTCTATTGAATGCGCTTATTGAAAAAATCAATACAATGAATTCGGAGATCAAAATTATTTTTATCTCAAATAGTGAACAGTTTCAAGTTCTCTCTGGGTATTCAGAATTTAATGTTTATGATATCTTAGCGCTTAATTTACCTCAGTTGGATAGCCGTGTTTTGTGGGCTGTGGATCGCTGTTGTGAGATGCTTTACTTAACTTACAAAAATGAACAAATTTTTTCAGAATTAACTTTAGCGAAAGAAGATCAGAAAAAATCCTTAAGTCAATTGACAATAATGAGTGATTTTAATGATTACAAACCCTGTTTTGAATTAATAGAGAATCTTAAAAAGTCGGAAAGTAAAGACGATGTGATACAGATTTTATTTCAAAATTTAAGATCTTTTTCATGTTTGTATTTTAAGTTTCTCTCGAGTCTAAACTCTTTTGTTTTAACAAATGTATCACCTCAATCGGAGTTGACAACAGAAGGAGTTGGATGTGCTCTTCCTCAGGAAGAGACAAAAGATCTGATTCCCGAGTTAATATTGAATATTATACCTCCCACTTTGAATAACTTGATTGAAAAGATGTTCAAATTTCAAAAGATAGGAATTCAATTAAATTTCGATAAAGAAAATTTGGATGGTATTTTTGTTTATGACCTAGATTTCGGCAACGAAGAGTCTCAAGAAAACAATTTGAAGAAGGATAAACTTTTTCTCTTACGAAATTACCTCAGCGTGACAGCGCTGTATTACTCATATTTTTCCTTAGATAAAAAATTGGAATTTATTGAAACTCTGGATCCATTAACAGAAGTTTATAATAAAAGATTTTATGATAAAAAGATTTATGACGAATTTGAGAGGGCCAAAAGATTAAAACAAGGCTTGTCTTTAATTAAAATATCTATTGATGACTATGCTGAGATTGAAAAATCCCTTGGTTTAAGCAGCCGCGATCAATTAATTAAATCAATTGCCGGCGTGCTTAATAAAACAAGCAGAACTAATGACCTCACCTGTCGAACGTCTGAGAATGAATTTTCGATCATTCTGCCCCATTGTGGAAAGAAGGGGGCGACACTCAGAGCTGAAAGATTAAGACGATTGATTGAAAATCAATCGATGCTTGATAGTGGTTTAAAAATTACAGCAAGTCTTGGAGTCAGCGAGTATCCTACCTTA